A genome region from Bradyrhizobium sp. WSM1417 includes the following:
- a CDS encoding ABC transporter ATP-binding protein has protein sequence MDLIANHITHRFGELAVLDDVSFTVSAGEVVAIVGPSGCGKSTLLSILGGLLLPTSGAPELRGSPPADSLNPLTFVFQDFALLPWANVEENVEFPLLHTQLSAVQRRALVDDALRRTGLTDFRKTYPKQLSGGMRQRVGISRALAVRPAILLMDEPLSALDSQTRELLMEDFVRLLADGGMGAVYVTHNLEEAARLADRIVVLSRRPGRIREVVAVPMTRTERGDIAAREKLLALQNQIWSLIRNEAIDAEREVQHA, from the coding sequence ATGGACCTGATCGCCAACCACATCACCCATCGTTTCGGCGAACTCGCCGTGCTCGACGACGTCTCGTTCACCGTCAGCGCGGGCGAGGTGGTGGCGATCGTGGGGCCCTCGGGCTGCGGAAAGAGCACGCTGCTGTCGATACTGGGCGGGCTGTTACTGCCGACCTCCGGCGCGCCCGAGCTGCGTGGATCGCCGCCGGCGGACAGTCTCAATCCTCTCACCTTCGTGTTCCAGGACTTCGCGCTGCTGCCCTGGGCCAATGTGGAGGAGAACGTCGAATTCCCGCTGCTGCACACCCAGCTCTCGGCCGTGCAGCGCCGCGCGCTGGTCGACGATGCCTTGCGCCGCACCGGCCTGACCGATTTTCGCAAAACCTATCCAAAGCAGCTGTCCGGCGGCATGCGCCAGCGCGTCGGCATTTCGCGCGCGCTCGCGGTCCGGCCGGCCATTCTCTTGATGGACGAGCCGCTCTCGGCGCTGGATTCGCAGACCCGCGAACTGCTGATGGAGGATTTCGTCCGGCTGCTCGCCGATGGCGGCATGGGCGCGGTCTATGTCACGCATAATCTCGAAGAGGCGGCGCGGCTTGCCGACCGGATCGTGGTGCTGTCGCGGCGTCCAGGCCGCATTCGCGAAGTCGTGGCGGTGCCGATGACGCGCACTGAGCGCGGTGACATTGCAGCCCGTGAAAAGCTGCTCGCGCTTCAGAACCAGATCTGGTCGCTGATTCGCAACGAGGCGATCGATGCCGAGCGCGAGGTTCAGCATGCTTGA
- a CDS encoding ABC transporter permease, producing the protein MLDRAPAGPSAKDEAVRRVRFRGAGFVPASSRFGGWIALALVIAIWQAAGSTGLVNPLFLPPPSAIARAIYQLAISGALWQHLSASLLRIGVGWLLGTAAGVAVGFAIGLSRLARSVGITFISALFPIPKIALLPLLILWLGIGEEPKIATIALGVFFSTAISVYSGVDAVPRNLIRMAQSFNVPFATIVRKVVWPGALPAILAGFRITSSVALLLVVSAEMIGAQYGIGAFVLQAGNLMQTDQLLAGVVILSVFGLMVGRVINWLEMRLLHWR; encoded by the coding sequence ATGCTTGATCGCGCTCCGGCGGGACCATCTGCGAAGGATGAAGCGGTCCGACGCGTCCGCTTTCGCGGCGCCGGCTTCGTGCCGGCGAGCAGCCGCTTTGGCGGCTGGATCGCGCTCGCGCTGGTCATTGCGATCTGGCAGGCGGCCGGCAGCACCGGCCTCGTCAATCCGCTGTTCCTGCCGCCGCCATCGGCGATCGCGCGTGCGATCTACCAGCTCGCGATCTCGGGCGCGCTGTGGCAGCACCTTTCCGCGTCGCTCCTGCGCATCGGTGTCGGCTGGCTGCTCGGCACGGCGGCCGGTGTGGCGGTTGGCTTTGCCATCGGCCTGTCGCGTCTGGCGCGCAGCGTCGGCATCACCTTCATCTCGGCGCTGTTCCCGATCCCGAAGATCGCGCTGCTGCCGCTGTTGATCCTCTGGCTCGGCATCGGTGAAGAGCCCAAGATCGCGACCATTGCGCTCGGGGTGTTCTTCTCGACCGCGATCTCGGTCTATAGCGGCGTCGACGCCGTGCCGCGCAACCTGATCCGCATGGCGCAGAGCTTCAACGTGCCGTTCGCCACCATCGTGCGCAAGGTGGTGTGGCCGGGCGCGCTGCCCGCGATCCTCGCCGGCTTCCGCATCACGTCGTCGGTGGCGCTGCTGCTCGTCGTTAGCGCCGAGATGATCGGCGCGCAGTACGGCATCGGTGCGTTCGTGCTGCAGGCCGGCAATTTGATGCAGACGGATCAGCTGCTCGCGGGCGTGGTGATTCTGTCGGTGTTTGGGTTGATGGTAGGGCGGGTGATCAACTGGCTGGAGATGCGGCTGTTGCACTGGCGATGA
- the gtdA gene encoding gentisate 1,2-dioxygenase, producing MEAVTKTPEREAFYKKIDGENLTALWTVMSDLITPEPKSACRPHLWKFDIIRDYMTEAGKLITAKEAERRVLVLENPGLRGQSKITTSLYAGVQMVVPGDVAPAHRHSQSALRFVLEGKGAHTAVDGERTAMEPGDFIITPSMTWHDHSNETDQPMFWLDGLDIPLVQFFDCSFAEGSKEDQQKITRPAGDSFARYGHNLLPVDVKRSSKTSPIFSYPYAYTREALEKARTSQEWDACHGLKLKFSNPETGDFAMPTIGTFIQLLPKGFKTARYRATDATVFCPIEGHGRTRIGDATFEWGPRDLFVVPSWQWVTHEADMDAVLFSFSDRPVQQKLDLFREDRGNA from the coding sequence ATGGAAGCCGTGACCAAGACGCCGGAACGCGAGGCGTTCTACAAGAAGATCGACGGCGAGAATCTCACCGCGCTCTGGACCGTCATGAGCGATTTGATCACGCCGGAGCCGAAGAGCGCCTGCCGGCCGCATCTGTGGAAGTTCGACATCATCCGCGACTACATGACCGAAGCCGGCAAGCTGATCACGGCGAAAGAAGCCGAGCGGCGCGTACTGGTGCTGGAGAATCCCGGCCTGCGCGGGCAGTCGAAAATCACCACGTCGCTCTATGCCGGCGTGCAGATGGTGGTGCCCGGCGACGTCGCGCCCGCCCACCGGCACAGCCAATCGGCACTGCGCTTCGTGCTCGAAGGCAAGGGCGCCCACACCGCGGTCGACGGCGAGCGCACCGCGATGGAGCCCGGCGACTTCATCATCACGCCCTCGATGACCTGGCACGATCATTCCAACGAGACCGATCAGCCGATGTTCTGGCTCGACGGTCTCGACATTCCGCTGGTGCAGTTCTTCGATTGCTCCTTCGCGGAAGGCTCCAAAGAGGACCAGCAGAAGATTACAAGGCCCGCCGGCGACAGCTTTGCGCGCTACGGCCACAATTTGCTGCCGGTCGACGTGAAGCGGAGCTCGAAGACCTCGCCGATCTTCAGCTATCCCTATGCCTACACGCGCGAGGCACTGGAGAAAGCCCGCACGAGCCAGGAATGGGACGCCTGTCACGGGCTGAAGCTGAAGTTCAGCAACCCCGAGACCGGCGACTTCGCGATGCCGACCATCGGCACCTTCATCCAGTTGCTGCCGAAGGGCTTCAAGACCGCGCGCTATCGCGCGACAGACGCAACGGTGTTCTGTCCGATCGAAGGCCACGGCCGCACCCGCATCGGCGACGCGACCTTCGAATGGGGCCCGCGCGATTTGTTCGTGGTGCCGAGCTGGCAATGGGTGACGCACGAGGCTGACATGGACGCGGTGCTGTTCAGCTTCTCGGATCGGCCCGTGCAGCAGAAGCTGGATCTGTTTCGGGAAGATCGCGGGAATGCGTGA
- the maiA gene encoding maleylacetoacetate isomerase, whose protein sequence is MKLHGYFRSSAAYRVRIALNLKGLGAEHLPHHLREGEQCAPAYLAINPQGLVPALENDAGAVLTQSVAIIEWLDETHPNPPLLPRDALQRAKVRAFALAIACDTHPVQNLKVLARLRELGLAEEKVQDWAAWVNREGLAACETLIRNEPGPFCFGDAPTLADLCLVPQLANARRFGVDVSAYPRLLKAEAAAKALPAFVNAAPEKQPDAE, encoded by the coding sequence ATGAAGCTGCACGGCTATTTCCGCTCCAGCGCCGCCTACCGGGTACGGATCGCGCTGAACCTCAAGGGCCTCGGTGCCGAGCACCTGCCGCATCACCTTCGCGAGGGCGAGCAATGCGCGCCCGCCTATCTCGCCATCAATCCGCAGGGCCTGGTGCCCGCGCTGGAGAACGATGCGGGCGCAGTGCTGACCCAATCGGTCGCCATCATCGAATGGCTCGACGAAACCCATCCCAACCCGCCGCTGTTGCCGAGGGATGCGTTGCAGCGCGCCAAGGTGAGGGCGTTCGCGTTGGCGATCGCCTGCGACACTCACCCCGTGCAGAATCTGAAGGTGCTGGCGCGGCTACGCGAGCTCGGCCTGGCCGAGGAGAAGGTTCAGGACTGGGCGGCGTGGGTTAACCGCGAGGGGCTCGCGGCCTGCGAGACGCTGATCAGAAACGAGCCGGGCCCGTTCTGCTTCGGGGATGCGCCGACGCTCGCCGATCTCTGCCTGGTGCCGCAGCTCGCCAATGCGCGCCGCTTCGGCGTCGACGTCTCCGCCTATCCGCGTCTGCTGAAGGCGGAAGCTGCGGCCAAGGCGCTGCCGGCGTTCGTCAACGCCGCGCCGGAGAAGCAGCCCGATGCCGAGTAA
- a CDS encoding MarR family winged helix-turn-helix transcriptional regulator codes for MPSKPAPPITIDAVYAAPGYLFRRMQQIAVSIFMEECKAFDLTPVQYAALIAIHTHPGIDATRLSAVIAFDRSTLGSVIERLQAKDFVERRPAPEDKRIKLLYLTKSGAAILRDIIPAVERAQARMLEPLKPADRKALMGLLVQLVDLNNEASRVPLRAEDAREHLGKAG; via the coding sequence ATGCCGAGTAAGCCTGCCCCTCCGATCACGATAGACGCGGTCTACGCCGCGCCGGGCTATCTGTTCCGGCGCATGCAGCAGATCGCCGTCTCGATCTTCATGGAGGAGTGTAAGGCGTTCGATCTGACGCCGGTGCAATACGCGGCGCTGATCGCGATCCACACCCATCCCGGCATCGACGCGACGCGGCTGTCCGCGGTGATCGCCTTCGACCGCTCCACGCTCGGCAGCGTGATCGAGCGGCTTCAGGCCAAGGATTTCGTCGAGCGCAGGCCGGCGCCGGAAGACAAGCGGATCAAGCTGCTCTATCTGACCAAATCAGGCGCGGCGATCCTGCGTGACATCATTCCCGCCGTCGAACGCGCCCAGGCGCGGATGCTCGAGCCGCTCAAGCCTGCGGACCGCAAGGCGTTGATGGGGCTCCTGGTGCAGCTCGTCGATCTCAACAACGAGGCATCGCGGGTGCCGCTCCGGGCGGAGGACGCGCGGGAGCATCTGGGGAAGGCGGGGTGA
- a CDS encoding benzoate-CoA ligase family protein — translation MSGQINDQVPADSAGAREIGFSVPQVYNASRVLFDNVGKGRGDKLALIGPAGTRTYAELCAEACRWGNGFASLGLKRGDRVLLFLDDTPAYPAAFFGAVRAGFVPLLINTLTPPDLLQFYLADSGASVAVADAEFCARFNAEACKDTSLHTLIVVNGPASDHAAPNAVSAAGWLPQFPTELAEADTHRNEMAFWMYSSGSTGRPKGIVHLQHDMAYSEVAFAQNVLKLTPYDICFSVPKIFFAYGFGNAITFPFSAGATTLLLPGQPKPAAIFSAIEQYKPTVFFGLPTLYTSLTKAEGANKTDFSSLRMALSAAEVLSADVFNGWKTLTGLEIVEGLGSTEVLHIYLSNRIERKKLGAAGLRVPGYEVALRDKDGRDVADDEEGILWVRGDSNTPLYWNRPDKSAETIREGGWIYTGDRFVRDADGFHFFRGRADDLIKISGQWVYPLEVELCLSDHPDIRECAVFAAELPDRRMTLKAVVVMNSRAADQSEATRRLQDYVKGKLLPYKYPREVIFIDELPKTGTGKIDRQALLRM, via the coding sequence ATGAGCGGGCAGATTAACGACCAGGTGCCCGCCGACAGCGCGGGCGCGCGCGAGATCGGCTTTTCCGTTCCGCAGGTCTACAATGCCAGCCGCGTGCTGTTCGACAATGTCGGCAAAGGCCGCGGCGACAAGCTCGCGCTCATTGGCCCCGCGGGCACGCGCACCTACGCCGAACTCTGCGCGGAAGCCTGCCGCTGGGGTAACGGCTTTGCCTCGCTCGGCCTCAAGCGCGGCGATCGCGTGCTGCTGTTCCTCGACGATACCCCGGCCTATCCGGCCGCGTTCTTCGGCGCGGTGCGCGCCGGCTTCGTGCCATTGCTGATCAACACGCTGACGCCGCCGGATCTGCTGCAATTCTATCTCGCCGATTCCGGCGCTTCTGTCGCGGTGGCGGATGCCGAGTTCTGTGCACGATTCAACGCTGAGGCCTGCAAGGACACGAGCCTGCACACCTTGATCGTCGTCAATGGCCCGGCGAGCGATCACGCCGCGCCGAACGCCGTTTCCGCCGCAGGCTGGCTCCCGCAATTTCCGACTGAGCTCGCGGAGGCCGACACGCATCGCAACGAGATGGCGTTCTGGATGTACTCGTCCGGGTCGACCGGCCGGCCCAAGGGCATCGTGCATCTCCAGCACGACATGGCCTATAGCGAGGTCGCCTTTGCGCAGAACGTCTTGAAGCTGACGCCGTATGACATCTGCTTCTCGGTGCCAAAAATCTTCTTCGCCTATGGCTTTGGCAACGCGATCACCTTCCCGTTCTCGGCGGGCGCGACCACGCTGCTGTTGCCGGGCCAGCCGAAGCCTGCGGCGATCTTTTCGGCGATTGAGCAGTACAAGCCGACGGTCTTCTTCGGCCTGCCGACGCTTTATACATCGCTGACCAAGGCCGAGGGTGCGAACAAGACCGACTTCTCGTCGCTGCGCATGGCGCTCTCAGCCGCCGAGGTGCTCTCGGCCGACGTTTTCAACGGCTGGAAGACGCTCACCGGTCTCGAGATTGTCGAAGGCCTCGGCTCGACCGAGGTGCTGCACATCTATCTCTCCAACCGCATCGAGCGGAAGAAGCTCGGCGCGGCCGGCCTGCGCGTGCCCGGCTACGAGGTCGCGCTGCGCGACAAGGACGGCCGCGATGTCGCCGACGACGAGGAAGGCATCTTGTGGGTACGCGGCGATTCCAACACGCCGCTGTACTGGAACCGGCCGGACAAATCCGCCGAGACCATCCGCGAAGGCGGCTGGATCTACACCGGCGACCGCTTCGTGCGCGATGCCGACGGCTTTCACTTCTTCCGCGGCCGCGCCGACGATCTCATCAAGATATCCGGCCAGTGGGTCTACCCGCTCGAGGTCGAGCTGTGCCTCTCCGACCATCCAGACATCCGCGAATGCGCGGTGTTCGCCGCCGAGCTGCCGGACCGGCGCATGACCCTGAAGGCGGTCGTGGTGATGAACAGCCGCGCGGCCGATCAAAGCGAAGCGACCCGCAGGCTGCAGGATTACGTGAAGGGCAAGCTGCTTCCGTACAAATATCCGCGTGAGGTGATCTTCATCGACGAGCTGCCGAAGACCGGCACGGGGAAGATCGACCGGCAGGCGTTGTTGCGGATGTAA
- a CDS encoding FAD-dependent monooxygenase, with protein sequence MRIAVIGGGPGGLYFAYLWKKRHPEDQVDLFEQNPADATWGFGVVFSDQALEFLRADDPETVDAIAPHMESWENITLNLSGDSVAIDGVGFSSIGRLELLRFLQQRALDAGVTPRFDTPIHSIDQLNGHDLIVAADGLNSLVRRAFEGDFGTSLSYSSNKFVWYGTSKRFDTLSQTFVKTDRGAFNAHHYRYSPTMSTFLVECDHATWQAYGFAYKDVEQSKGVCEEVFADTLGGRSLVSNKSVWRNFPWVWNEHWSFKNMVLLGDALHSAHFSIGSGTRLAIEDAIALVKALESDAHLSTALHRYQAARKPVVQKLVNAARTSAFWYEHFAQHMQQGLMDFAYSYITRSGRIDDSRLRAMSPAFMARYEAAKNGGDEA encoded by the coding sequence TTGCGGATCGCCGTGATTGGCGGAGGCCCCGGTGGGCTCTACTTCGCCTATCTCTGGAAGAAGCGTCACCCCGAGGATCAGGTCGACCTGTTCGAACAGAACCCGGCCGACGCGACCTGGGGCTTTGGCGTGGTGTTCTCCGACCAGGCGCTGGAATTTTTGCGTGCCGACGACCCCGAGACGGTCGACGCAATCGCGCCGCACATGGAGAGCTGGGAGAACATCACGCTGAACCTGAGCGGCGACAGCGTGGCCATTGACGGTGTCGGCTTCTCCTCGATCGGCCGGCTCGAGCTGTTGCGATTCCTGCAGCAGCGCGCGCTCGATGCCGGCGTCACCCCGCGCTTCGACACGCCGATCCACTCCATCGACCAGCTCAACGGCCACGATCTGATCGTTGCCGCCGACGGTCTGAACTCGCTGGTGCGCCGCGCCTTCGAGGGCGATTTCGGCACCTCGCTGTCCTACTCCTCCAACAAGTTCGTCTGGTACGGCACCTCCAAGCGCTTCGACACGCTGTCGCAGACCTTCGTCAAGACCGACCGCGGCGCCTTCAACGCCCATCACTACCGCTATTCGCCGACCATGAGCACGTTCCTGGTCGAATGCGATCATGCGACGTGGCAGGCCTATGGCTTCGCCTACAAGGACGTGGAGCAGTCCAAAGGAGTCTGCGAGGAGGTGTTCGCCGACACGCTCGGCGGCCGCTCGCTGGTCTCCAACAAATCGGTCTGGCGCAACTTCCCCTGGGTCTGGAACGAGCACTGGTCGTTCAAGAACATGGTGCTGCTCGGCGACGCCCTGCACTCGGCGCATTTCTCGATCGGCTCGGGCACGCGGCTCGCGATCGAGGACGCCATTGCGCTGGTCAAGGCGCTGGAATCGGATGCCCATCTCTCCACCGCCCTGCATCGCTACCAGGCCGCGCGAAAGCCGGTGGTGCAGAAGCTCGTCAACGCCGCGCGGACCAGCGCTTTCTGGTACGAGCACTTTGCTCAGCACATGCAGCAGGGCTTGATGGACTTTGCCTACAGCTACATCACCCGCTCAGGCCGCATCGACGACTCCCGCCTGCGCGCGATGTCGCCGGCCTTCATGGCGCGCTACGAAGCCGCCAAGAACGGTGGGGACGAGGCATGA
- a CDS encoding cysteine rich repeat-containing protein gives MFNTLKHASTRGALLAAALFATAAGAFAQTPTEAQKSAIRSACRSDFMAHCSSVTPGGVEAYQCLQKNMSGLSSGCQTAVRAVEPAAAPKAEAAPKAEAAPKEAAPKAESTPAAPKAESAPAAKPAAAAAPKAAAAAAAAKQPSSAQVAAVKSACRADYPRVCASVPPGGAPALECLEKNKAKVSPACEKAVSAAAGGGGAAVTAAPAGAAPAAAAAPAAAPAVIVLRPLRPREELFIVQSACREDVRTLCGSVAPGGGRIIQCVASNAASLSPACKDVLAPFAAR, from the coding sequence ATGTTCAACACGTTGAAACATGCGTCAACACGCGGGGCGTTGCTGGCGGCCGCTCTCTTCGCAACTGCAGCAGGCGCGTTCGCACAAACACCGACCGAGGCGCAGAAGAGCGCGATCCGCTCCGCATGCCGCTCGGACTTCATGGCGCACTGTTCGAGCGTCACGCCGGGCGGTGTGGAGGCGTATCAATGTTTGCAGAAGAACATGTCGGGCCTGTCCTCCGGATGCCAAACCGCCGTTCGCGCCGTCGAGCCTGCTGCGGCGCCGAAGGCCGAAGCCGCGCCGAAGGCCGAAGCTGCACCCAAAGAGGCTGCACCCAAGGCGGAGTCCACGCCTGCCGCGCCGAAGGCTGAATCCGCTCCCGCCGCAAAGCCGGCTGCCGCGGCCGCGCCCAAGGCGGCGGCAGCAGCCGCGGCGGCCAAACAGCCGAGCAGCGCGCAGGTCGCTGCCGTCAAGAGCGCGTGCCGCGCCGATTATCCCAGGGTGTGCGCCAGCGTGCCGCCTGGCGGCGCGCCTGCGCTCGAATGCCTGGAGAAGAACAAGGCAAAGGTTTCGCCGGCCTGCGAGAAGGCTGTGAGCGCCGCGGCCGGCGGCGGTGGCGCGGCAGTAACGGCGGCACCTGCGGGCGCAGCTCCTGCGGCGGCGGCAGCACCGGCAGCGGCACCTGCCGTGATCGTGCTGCGCCCGCTGCGGCCACGCGAAGAGCTGTTCATCGTCCAGTCCGCATGTCGCGAGGATGTCCGCACGCTGTGCGGCAGCGTGGCGCCAGGTGGCGGTCGGATCATCCAATGCGTTGCCAGCAACGCCGCGTCGTTGTCGCCCGCCTGCAAGGACGTGCTGGCGCCGTTCGCTGCACGCTAG
- a CDS encoding NADP-dependent oxidoreductase: MSGSVNRQILLVEKPSGKLGPEHFKLVEGAVPEPKDGEALLRVRYISLDAANRAWMHGATYRSAVEANSVMAGGAIAEVVSSKAPGLAPGDIVFGDTGWQELAAVPAKHLTKMPKLEPMTHLLSVFGIAGLTAYFGLLEIGKPKEGETVVVSAAAGSVGSIVGQIAKIKGCRVVGIAGGADKCNWLTSELGFDAAVDYKDGAVFKALRAAAPKGIDVYFDNVGGDILEACLPQMNNYGRIACCGAISQYDGAPSAHGPRGVPGLIVVKRLVMQGFIVMDYMKESQRALADLQAWVTSGKLKVQEDIIDGLENTPKALIGLLAGENRGKRMVKL; the protein is encoded by the coding sequence ATGAGCGGCAGCGTCAATCGTCAGATTCTTTTGGTGGAAAAGCCCAGCGGCAAGCTCGGCCCCGAGCACTTCAAGCTGGTCGAAGGTGCGGTGCCCGAGCCGAAGGACGGCGAGGCCTTGCTGCGCGTGCGATACATCTCACTCGACGCCGCCAACCGCGCCTGGATGCACGGCGCAACCTATCGTTCAGCAGTCGAAGCCAACAGCGTGATGGCCGGCGGCGCCATCGCCGAGGTCGTCAGCTCGAAGGCGCCGGGGCTTGCGCCGGGCGACATCGTGTTCGGCGACACCGGCTGGCAGGAGTTGGCGGCAGTGCCTGCCAAGCACCTCACGAAGATGCCGAAGCTCGAGCCGATGACGCATCTGCTCAGCGTCTTCGGCATCGCCGGCCTCACGGCTTATTTCGGCCTGCTGGAGATCGGCAAGCCCAAAGAGGGCGAGACGGTCGTGGTCTCCGCGGCCGCGGGCTCGGTCGGCTCGATCGTCGGGCAGATCGCGAAGATCAAGGGATGCCGCGTGGTCGGCATCGCCGGCGGCGCCGACAAATGCAACTGGCTGACCTCCGAGCTCGGCTTCGATGCAGCCGTCGACTACAAGGACGGCGCGGTGTTCAAGGCGCTGCGCGCGGCAGCTCCGAAGGGTATCGACGTCTATTTCGACAATGTCGGCGGCGACATTCTCGAAGCCTGCCTGCCGCAGATGAACAATTACGGCCGCATCGCCTGCTGCGGCGCGATCTCGCAATATGATGGCGCGCCCTCGGCACACGGCCCGCGCGGCGTGCCCGGTCTGATCGTGGTGAAGCGGCTCGTCATGCAGGGCTTCATCGTGATGGACTACATGAAGGAAAGCCAGCGCGCGCTCGCCGACCTCCAGGCCTGGGTCACATCCGGCAAGCTGAAGGTGCAGGAGGACATCATCGACGGCCTCGAGAATACACCGAAGGCGCTGATCGGATTGCTTGCGGGCGAGAACCGCGGCAAGCGGATGGTCAAGCTCTGA
- a CDS encoding dicarboxylate/amino acid:cation symporter — protein sequence MSNRFTQFILVAMVLGIIMGAAIYNFLPDTRGDWASSINLIAVIFLRLIKMIIAPLVFATLVGGIAHMGSGSKLGRIFAKTMGWFVSASFVSLMLGLVMVNLLQPGANFPGTLPDKAQSTGLPVSAFSIEKFLTHLIPTSIADAMAQNEILQIVIFAVFFSVAMGSMPERSKPILALIDDIGHIMLKVTGYVMLFAPFAVWAAITATVAKNGLLVLWKLIVFMGGFYLSLALLWGILVVVGFIVIGPRYAHLLKLIREPLMIAFSTASSEAAYPKTLEGLNKFGASSRISSFVLPLGYSFNLDGTMMYCTFASVFIAQSYHIDMPLGTQLAMLATLMITSKGVAGVPRASLVVIASTLSQFGIPEAGLLMIMGIDTFLDMGRSATNVIGNTLATSVVAKWEGELGPEHELGPADAVPGDMIPGEVPAMAGH from the coding sequence ATGTCGAACAGGTTTACGCAATTCATTCTGGTGGCGATGGTGCTCGGCATCATCATGGGCGCGGCGATCTACAATTTCCTGCCCGATACGCGGGGCGATTGGGCCTCGTCCATCAACCTGATCGCCGTGATTTTCCTGCGCCTGATCAAGATGATCATCGCGCCGCTGGTGTTTGCGACCCTGGTCGGCGGCATTGCTCATATGGGCTCGGGCTCCAAGCTCGGCCGCATCTTCGCCAAGACCATGGGCTGGTTCGTCAGCGCCTCTTTCGTCTCGCTGATGCTCGGCCTCGTGATGGTCAATCTGCTCCAGCCCGGCGCGAACTTCCCCGGTACGCTGCCTGACAAGGCGCAGTCGACCGGCCTGCCGGTTTCCGCCTTCTCGATCGAAAAATTCCTGACCCATCTGATCCCGACCTCGATCGCGGATGCGATGGCGCAGAACGAGATCCTGCAGATCGTGATCTTCGCCGTGTTCTTCTCGGTGGCGATGGGCTCGATGCCCGAGCGCTCCAAGCCGATCCTGGCGCTGATCGACGATATCGGCCACATCATGCTCAAGGTGACAGGCTATGTGATGCTGTTCGCGCCGTTCGCGGTCTGGGCCGCCATCACCGCGACGGTTGCCAAGAACGGCCTGCTGGTGCTCTGGAAGCTCATCGTCTTCATGGGTGGCTTCTATCTCTCGCTCGCGCTGCTGTGGGGCATCCTGGTGGTCGTAGGCTTCATCGTGATCGGGCCGCGCTACGCCCATCTGCTGAAGCTGATCCGCGAGCCGCTGATGATCGCGTTCTCCACCGCGAGCTCCGAAGCGGCCTATCCGAAAACCCTGGAGGGGCTGAACAAGTTCGGCGCCTCGTCGCGGATATCGAGCTTCGTGCTGCCGCTCGGCTATTCCTTCAATCTCGACGGCACGATGATGTACTGCACCTTCGCGAGCGTCTTCATCGCGCAGAGCTACCACATCGACATGCCGCTCGGCACCCAGCTCGCGATGCTGGCGACCCTGATGATCACCTCGAAGGGCGTCGCCGGCGTGCCGCGCGCCTCCCTCGTCGTGATCGCCTCGACGCTGTCGCAGTTCGGCATCCCCGAGGCGGGGCTGTTGATGATCATGGGCATCGATACCTTCCTCGACATGGGCCGTAGCGCCACCAACGTGATCGGCAACACGCTCGCGACCTCGGTCGTGGCCAAGTGGGAAGGCGAGCTCGGGCCCGAGCACGAGCTTGGACCGGCCGATGCCGTGCCGGGGGACATGATCCCCGGCGAAGTGCCTGCGATGGCCGGCCATTGA
- a CDS encoding amino acid ABC transporter substrate-binding protein — MRLSMAISGGLLLAACQLATGASAQTGGSEGLSPTLSAIKTAHTVRLGYRESSPPFSFLDQANRPIGYSLELCEAIVEEIGVEVDDPNLKIAYVKVTSDDRIDAVLQNKIDLECGSTTANAERGKRVAFSPLMFVAGTKLMVPKASSVQSLTDLKGKTVVVTKGTTNEQAIQAADKKSSLGLTIVVGADHEQSYQMLVDGKADAFATDDILLSSLIVRHKAQDKFRVTGDYLSYDPYGIMFRKGEPQLTVVVDRTFRKLGSNHDLVPLYNKWFTARLPTGERLNVPISLQLEEAFKAMDDSASANN, encoded by the coding sequence ATGCGCCTTTCAATGGCGATATCGGGCGGCCTGTTGCTGGCAGCGTGCCAGCTGGCCACGGGTGCCTCCGCCCAGACCGGTGGCAGCGAAGGGCTTAGCCCGACGCTGTCGGCGATCAAGACCGCGCACACCGTGCGGCTCGGCTATCGCGAGAGCTCGCCGCCGTTCTCCTTCCTCGACCAGGCCAACCGGCCGATCGGCTACAGCCTCGAGCTCTGCGAGGCTATTGTCGAGGAGATCGGTGTCGAGGTCGACGATCCCAATCTCAAGATCGCCTACGTCAAGGTCACCTCGGATGACCGCATCGACGCCGTGCTCCAGAACAAGATCGACCTGGAATGCGGCTCGACCACGGCCAATGCCGAGCGCGGCAAGCGCGTCGCCTTCTCGCCGCTGATGTTCGTCGCCGGCACCAAGCTGATGGTGCCGAAGGCGTCCAGCGTCCAGTCGCTGACTGATCTGAAGGGCAAGACTGTCGTGGTGACGAAGGGCACCACCAACGAGCAGGCGATCCAGGCGGCCGACAAGAAGTCCTCGTTGGGGCTGACCATCGTTGTCGGTGCCGATCACGAACAGTCATACCAGATGCTCGTCGACGGCAAAGCCGATGCGTTCGCGACCGACGACATCCTGCTGTCCAGCTTGATCGTGCGCCACAAGGCACAGGACAAGTTCCGCGTCACCGGCGATTACCTGTCCTACGACCCCTACGGCATCATGTTCCGCAAGGGCGAACCGCAACTGACGGTCGTGGTCGATCGCACCTTCCGCAAGCTCGGCTCCAACCACGACCTCGTTCCGCTCTACAACAAATGGTTCACCGCACGGCTTCCGACCGGCGAACGGCTGAACGTGCCGATCTCGCTGCAGCTGGAGGAAGCCTTCAAGGCGATGGACGATTCCGCGAGCGCGAATAACTAG